In Malus sylvestris chromosome 16, drMalSylv7.2, whole genome shotgun sequence, the following are encoded in one genomic region:
- the LOC126606684 gene encoding uncharacterized protein LOC126606684, protein MVVYQYLLDMDYGRNASPRRIMVVADPTQESAGALQYALSKAVLENDELILFHIENPNSWRYTITTFLRRPRGCSTTASVEGSLGNTEFLEEMKNACKLAKPKVRVRVEKVALMEGKDKASIILDQSKVLGVNVLVIGQRRSLSTVILGYRRPGGSTRGAKPVDTAEYLIDKSSCTCVGVQKKGQNGGYLLNTKTHKNFWLLA, encoded by the exons ATGGTGGTGTATCAATACCTGCTGGACATGGACTATGGACGTAATGCATCGCCACGGAGAATAATGGTGGTAGCAGATCCAACACAAGAGTCAGCAGGTGCACTCCAATATGCACTCTCTAAAGCGGTTCTCGAGAACGATGAATTGATCCTCTTCCATattgaaaaccctaattcatggCGTTACACAATAACAACGTTCCTTAGAAGACCTAGGGGCTGCTCCACCACCGCATCTGTAGAAGGAAGCTTAGGGAACACGGAGTTTCTTGAAGAAATGAAGAATGCATGCAAACTTGCAAAACCAAAAGTGCGTGTGCGGGTAGAGAAGGTGGCACTAATGGAAGGCAAGGACAAAGCAAGTATTATTCTAGATCAAAGCAAGGTTCTTGGGGTGAATGTCCTTGTTATAGGGCAACGACGGAGTCTTTCTACAGTTATCTTAGG TTACAGGAGGCCTGGAGGTTCCACGCGAGGGGCAAAACCAGTAGACACAGCAGAGTATCTGATTGATAAAAGCAGTTGCACTTGTGTGGGAGTACAGAAAAAGGGCCAAAACGGAGGCTACCTTCTCAATACAaagacccacaaaaacttctgGCTTCTGGCTTAA
- the LOC126609202 gene encoding mitogen-activated protein kinase kinase 9-like has product MALIRGRQLKSLAPLSVHEHCACFSLPVHPPALMTDTNYSSPSISAADLETLELLGQGNGGKVYKVRHKQTSSTYALKLVSNHSDPTVRCNLFLEIEILRCTDFPHIVRCEAFFEQSMGVIKILMEFMDSGSLEALLKDNGTFSEAKLAHVARQVLSGLKYHHTHNIAHNDIKPAHILVNSNMEVKIADFGISTRTAPAVLLSVLSLTFKSFIEASLQKEVGKRWTAGQLLRHPFLSNLGF; this is encoded by the coding sequence ATGGCTCTCATTCGAGGTCGGCAACTGAAGTCCTTGGCCCCTCTCTCCGTGCACGAGCACTGCGCATGTTTCTCTCTTCCCGTCCATCCTCCCGCACTGATGACAGACACCAACTACTCCTCCCCTTCAATCTCCGCTGCTGATCTCGAGACACTAGAACTCCTTGGCCAAGGTAATGGCGGCAAGGTCTACAAGGTTCGCCACAAGCAGACTTCCAGTACCTACGCTCTCAAACTCGTCAGCAACCATTCAGACCCCACGGTCAGATGTAATCTCTTCCTTGAGATTGAGATCCTCCGCTGCACTGACTTTCCCCACATTGTCCGCTGTGAAGCCTTCTTTGAACAGTCCATGGGAGTCATCAAGATCCTCATGGAGTTCATGGACTCCGGCAGCCTCGAAGCTTTACTCAAAGACAATGGCACCTTCTCCGAGGCCAAGCTTGCCCACGTGGCCCGTCAAGTGCTCAGCGGCCTGAAGTATCACCATACCCACAACATCGCTCACAATGACATCAAGCCTGCCCATATTTTGGTGAACAGTAACATGGAAGTGAAAATCGCCGACTTTGGTATCAGCACTAGGACGGCGCCTGCAGTTCTCTTGTCGGTACTTTCGCTTACATTCAAGAGTTTTATTGAGGCTAGTTTGCAGAAGGAAGTCGGAAAGAGATGGACTGCGGGTCAGTTGTTGAGGCACCCCTTCCTTTCCAATCTTGGTTTTTGA